The following are from one region of the Camarhynchus parvulus chromosome 3, STF_HiC, whole genome shotgun sequence genome:
- the FOXA2 gene encoding hepatocyte nuclear factor 3-beta isoform X2 codes for MLGAVKMEGHEHTDWSNYYGEPEGYSSVSNMNAGLGMNSMNTYMTMSAMSSTANMTAAATSMNMSYANTGMSPSLTGMSPGAGAMPAMGSAGVPGMGAHLSPSMSPMGGQAGSMNALAPYSNMNSMSPIYGQSNLNRSRDPKTYRRSYTHAKPPYSYISLITMAIQQSPNKMLTLSEIYQWIMDLFPFYRQNQQRWQNSIRHSLSFNDCFLKVPRSPDKPGKGSFWTLHPDSGNMFENGCYLRRQKRFKCEKQLAAKDGSAGAGGGSKKGPGQAASQPLGEGSSSGGSDGSAGAESPASSSPCQDHKRTLADLKGLSPGEPSASPGQHLLAPPHAGLAHEGHLKPEHHYAFNHPFSINNLMSSSEQQHHHPHHQHHHPHKMDLKAYEQVMHYSGYASPVPAGLAMAPVTNKSALEASPLAGETSYYQGVYSRPIMNSS; via the exons ATGCTGGGAGCGGTGAAAATGGAAGGCCATGAGCACACGGACTGGAGCAACTACTACGGGGAGCCCGAG GGCTACTCCTCGGTGAGCAACATGAACGCGGGGCTGGGCATGAACAGCATGAACACCTACATGACCATGTCGGCCATGAGCAGCACGGCCAACATGACGGCGGCGGCCACCTCCATGAACATGTCCTACGCCAACACGGGCATGAGCCCCTCGCTGACGGGCATGTCCCCGGGAGCGGGGGCCATGCCGGCCATGGGCTCGGCCGGCGTGCCGGGCATGGGCGCCCACCTGAGCCCCAGCATGAGCCCCATGGGCGGCCAGGCGGGCTCCATGAACGCCCTGGCGCCCTACTCCAACATGAACTCCATGAGCCCCATCTACGGCCAGTCCAACCTGAACCGCTCGCGCGACCCCAAGACCTACCGGCGCAGCTACACGCACGCCAAGCCGCCCTACTCCTACATCTCCCTCATCACCATGGCCATCCAGCAGTCCCCCAACAAGATGCTGACCCTCAGCGAGATCTACCAGTGGATCATGGACCTGTTCCCCTTCTACCGCCAGAACCAGCAGCGCTGGCAGAACAGCATCCGCCACTCGCTCTCCTTCAACGACTGCTTCCTCAAGGTGCCGCGCTCGCCGGACAAGCCAGGCAAGGGCTCCTTCTGGACGCTGCACCCGGACTCGGGGAACATGTTCGAGAACGGCTGCTACCTGCGCCGCCAGAAGCGCTTCAAGTGCGAGAAGCAGCTGGCGGCCAAGGACGGCTCTGCCGgcgccggcggcggcagcaAGAAAGGCCCAGGCCAAGCGGCCAGCCAGCCCCTGGGCGAGGGCAGCTCCTCGGGCGGCTCCGATGGCTCCGCGGGCGCCGAGTCCCCGGCCAGCTCCTCGCCCTGCCAGGACCACAAGCGCACCCTGGCCGACCTCAAAGGGCTGAGCCCCGGGGAGCCTTCGGCCTCGCCGGGCCAGCACCTGCTGGCACCGCCGCACGCCGGGCTGGCCCACGAGGGGCACCTGAAGCCTGAGCACCACTACGCCTTCAACCACCCGTTCTCCATCAACAACCTGATGTCCTCCtcggagcagcagcaccaccacccgcaccaccagcaccaccacccgCACAAAATGGACCTGAAGGCCTACGAGCAGGTGATGCACTACTCGGGCTACGCCTCGCCCGTGCCCGCGGGCCTGGCCATGGCGCCCGTCACGAACAAAAGCGCCCTGGAGGCCTCGCCTTTGGCCGGAGAGACTTCCTACTACCAAGGCGTGTACTCCCGGCCCATCATGAACTCCTCCTAA
- the FOXA2 gene encoding hepatocyte nuclear factor 3-beta isoform X1, protein MHSTSSMLGAVKMEGHEHTDWSNYYGEPEGYSSVSNMNAGLGMNSMNTYMTMSAMSSTANMTAAATSMNMSYANTGMSPSLTGMSPGAGAMPAMGSAGVPGMGAHLSPSMSPMGGQAGSMNALAPYSNMNSMSPIYGQSNLNRSRDPKTYRRSYTHAKPPYSYISLITMAIQQSPNKMLTLSEIYQWIMDLFPFYRQNQQRWQNSIRHSLSFNDCFLKVPRSPDKPGKGSFWTLHPDSGNMFENGCYLRRQKRFKCEKQLAAKDGSAGAGGGSKKGPGQAASQPLGEGSSSGGSDGSAGAESPASSSPCQDHKRTLADLKGLSPGEPSASPGQHLLAPPHAGLAHEGHLKPEHHYAFNHPFSINNLMSSSEQQHHHPHHQHHHPHKMDLKAYEQVMHYSGYASPVPAGLAMAPVTNKSALEASPLAGETSYYQGVYSRPIMNSS, encoded by the exons ATGCACTCCACTTCCAGTATGCTGGGAGCGGTGAAAATGGAAGGCCATGAGCACACGGACTGGAGCAACTACTACGGGGAGCCCGAG GGCTACTCCTCGGTGAGCAACATGAACGCGGGGCTGGGCATGAACAGCATGAACACCTACATGACCATGTCGGCCATGAGCAGCACGGCCAACATGACGGCGGCGGCCACCTCCATGAACATGTCCTACGCCAACACGGGCATGAGCCCCTCGCTGACGGGCATGTCCCCGGGAGCGGGGGCCATGCCGGCCATGGGCTCGGCCGGCGTGCCGGGCATGGGCGCCCACCTGAGCCCCAGCATGAGCCCCATGGGCGGCCAGGCGGGCTCCATGAACGCCCTGGCGCCCTACTCCAACATGAACTCCATGAGCCCCATCTACGGCCAGTCCAACCTGAACCGCTCGCGCGACCCCAAGACCTACCGGCGCAGCTACACGCACGCCAAGCCGCCCTACTCCTACATCTCCCTCATCACCATGGCCATCCAGCAGTCCCCCAACAAGATGCTGACCCTCAGCGAGATCTACCAGTGGATCATGGACCTGTTCCCCTTCTACCGCCAGAACCAGCAGCGCTGGCAGAACAGCATCCGCCACTCGCTCTCCTTCAACGACTGCTTCCTCAAGGTGCCGCGCTCGCCGGACAAGCCAGGCAAGGGCTCCTTCTGGACGCTGCACCCGGACTCGGGGAACATGTTCGAGAACGGCTGCTACCTGCGCCGCCAGAAGCGCTTCAAGTGCGAGAAGCAGCTGGCGGCCAAGGACGGCTCTGCCGgcgccggcggcggcagcaAGAAAGGCCCAGGCCAAGCGGCCAGCCAGCCCCTGGGCGAGGGCAGCTCCTCGGGCGGCTCCGATGGCTCCGCGGGCGCCGAGTCCCCGGCCAGCTCCTCGCCCTGCCAGGACCACAAGCGCACCCTGGCCGACCTCAAAGGGCTGAGCCCCGGGGAGCCTTCGGCCTCGCCGGGCCAGCACCTGCTGGCACCGCCGCACGCCGGGCTGGCCCACGAGGGGCACCTGAAGCCTGAGCACCACTACGCCTTCAACCACCCGTTCTCCATCAACAACCTGATGTCCTCCtcggagcagcagcaccaccacccgcaccaccagcaccaccacccgCACAAAATGGACCTGAAGGCCTACGAGCAGGTGATGCACTACTCGGGCTACGCCTCGCCCGTGCCCGCGGGCCTGGCCATGGCGCCCGTCACGAACAAAAGCGCCCTGGAGGCCTCGCCTTTGGCCGGAGAGACTTCCTACTACCAAGGCGTGTACTCCCGGCCCATCATGAACTCCTCCTAA